Proteins from one Oncorhynchus tshawytscha isolate Ot180627B linkage group LG16, Otsh_v2.0, whole genome shotgun sequence genomic window:
- the LOC112235188 gene encoding tumor necrosis factor receptor superfamily member 14-like: MEQFESLIWTRTIILVLESIGSCIACGRAEYRIGEECCPMCPPGNHVHKHCTKFTTTSCVSCIAFTFLDEPNGLMKCAPCSSCDSDLGLRVKQPCTSQSDDFCEPQEGFFCWFSNKNGCKIAQKHRSCKPGQYIHHTGTTSTDTVCSDCTGDTYSDGSLAACQSHTGCESLGLQEIKPGTHWSDSECGSLLSHSTARSTIGALAVAIILAGGAFFLIIVRRRSRRNLNSLCC, encoded by the exons ATGGAACAGTTTGAAAGCTTGATATGGACT AGAACTATTATATTGGTGCTTGAAAGCATTGGATCCTGTATTGCATGTGGTAGAGCCGAGTACAGAATAGGGGAGGAATGTTGTCCCATGTGTCCACCAG GAAATCATGTACATAAGCATTGTACAAAATTCACCACTACCTCCTGTGTGTCCTGTATTGCTTTTACATTCCTTGATGAGCCCAATGGTCTCATGAAATGTGCACCATGTTCCAGCTGTGATTCAG ATTTGGGTTTGAGGGTGAAACAGCCATGCACATCACAATCAGATGATTTTTGTGAGCCACAGGAGGGGTTCTTTTGTTGGTTCTCAAACAAAAATGGTTGTAAAATAGCCCAGAAACACAGAAGCTGTAAACCTGGTCAATACATCCATCACACAG GAACAACATCTACAGATactgtgtgttctgactgtacCGGTGATACCTATTCAGATGGATCATTAGCAGCCTGCCAGTCACACACTGG ATGTGAATCGTTGGGACTTCAGGAAATTAAACCAGGAACTCATTGGTCGGATTCAGAGTGTGGATCACTACTATCCCATTCCACAGCTAGAAGCACAATTGGTGCCCTGGCAGTTGCCATTATATTAGCTGGAGGGGCTTTCTTTTTAATAATCGTCAGAAGAAGGTCCAGAAGGAACCTTAACAGCCTCTGCTgttaa